The following are encoded in a window of Sphaeramia orbicularis chromosome 20, fSphaOr1.1, whole genome shotgun sequence genomic DNA:
- the tagln3b gene encoding transgelin-3b, with translation MANRGPSYGLSREVQEKIEQKYDPDLEQRLVDWIMAQCGGNLEKPQPGRQNFQKWLMDGTILCRLINSLYPRGKEPIKKIPETQMAFKQMEKISQFLQAAEAYGVTSTDIFQTVDLWEGKDMAAVQRTLMALGSVAITKDDGHYKGDQDWFHRKAQGYRREFTDEQLRQGQSLIGLQMGSNRGASQSGMTGYGMHRQIM, from the exons ATGGCTAACAGAGGGCCCAGTTATGGACTGAGCCGAGAGGTTCAGGAGAAGATTGAGCAAAAGTATGATCCAGATCTGGAACAGCGGCTGGTGGACTGGATAATGGCACAGTGTGGAGGAAACCTGGAGAAACCGCAGCCGGGCCGGCAGAACTTCCAGAAATGGCTGATGGATGGAACA ATTCTCTGCAGACTCATCAACAGCCTTTACCCAAGAGGGAAAGAGCCCATCAAGAAAATTCCAGAGACGCAGATGGCCTTCAAACAAATGGAGAAGATATCTCAATTCCTGCAAGCAGCAGAAGCGTATGGAGTCACAAGTACTGACATTTTTCAAACTGTGGATCTGTGGGAAG GGAAGGACATGGCTGCGGTGCAACGGACCCTAATGGCTCTTGGGAGTGTGGCCATTACAAAAGATGACGGTCATTACAAAGGTGACCAAGACTGGTTCCACAG GAAAGCCCAGGGGTATCGGCGAGAGTTCACCGATGAGCAGCTGCGCCAAGGCCAGAGTTTGATCGGCCTGCAAATGGGCAGCAACCGCGGTGCTTCCCAGTCTGGTATGACGGGCTATGGTATGCACCGTCAGATCATGTAG
- the abhd10b gene encoding abhydrolase domain containing 10, depalmitoylase b, whose translation MAAVALRSCRRGLSQILSNGGLSAFSSKRLEVDRRHKSTVQYASRPDLPKLAYRRVKGKSPGVVFLPGYGSNMNGQKAEALEEFCRSLGHSYLRFDYTGHGASEGVLAEGTIGTWKKDVLFVLDELAEGPQILVGSSIGGWLMLLAAIARPEKTAALVGISTAADHIVTSFNSLPIEARKEFEEKGEWTVPTKHSEEGLYKFSMDFLREAENHCVLQSPIPITCPVRLIHGLKDEDVPWHISMQVAERVLSPDVDVILRRHGQHRMSEKDDIKLMVYTIDDLIDKLTTMV comes from the exons ATGGCAGCCGTCGCGCTGAGGTCCTGCCGCAGAGGACTTTCACAGATTTTATCCAATGGAGGGCTCTCTGCTTTCTCGTCTAAGCGTCTGGAAG TTGATAGGAGGCACAAGTCCACAGTCCAGTATGCATCCCGGCCAGACCTTCCAAAGCTGGCATACAGAAGAGTGAAGGGGAAGAGTCCAGGTGTGGTGTTTCTGCCAGGGTATGGCTCCAACATGAACGGCCAAAAGGCGGAGGCACTGGAGGAGTTCTGCAGGTCATTAGGTCACTCTTACCTCAG GTTTGACTACACAGGACATGGGGCTTCAGAGGGTGTCCTAGCAGAAGGAACAATTGGTACCTGGAAAAAAGATGTTCTGTTTGTGTTGGATGAGTTAGCAGAAGGACCACAG aTACTGGTGGGTTCCAGTATAGGAGGTTGGCTTATGCTGTTGGCAGCCATCGCACGGCCAGAGAAAACTGCTGCACTGGTGGGCATTTCCACTGCTGCTGACCATATTGTCACATCGTTCAACTCTCTTCCTATTGAG GCACGCAAGGAGTTTGAAGAGAAGGGAGAATGGACGGTGCCCACCAAACATTCAGAGGAGGGTTTATACAAGTTTAGCATGGACTTTCTGCGTGAGGCAGAAAATCACTGTGTGCTCCAGAGTCCCATCCCCATCACCTGTCCTGTACGACTCATTCATGGGCTCAAGGATGAGGATGTCCCCTGGCACATTTCCATGCAGGTTGCAGAGCGTGTCCTCAGCCCTGATGTGGATGTAATCCTCAGACGGCATGGCCAGCATCGCATGTCAGAGAAGGACGACATCAAGCTTATGGTCTACACCATTGACGATCTCATAGACAAGCTGACCACTATGGTCTGA
- the c1qtnf9 gene encoding complement C1q and tumor necrosis factor-related protein 9A has product MLHFRFGVTLLLLLLVVRCVAEEETQTKGCVCGYPGIPGDPGHNGSPGRDGRDGLRGDKGDQGEIGPMGPAGKDGLKGDQGETGLVGPAGLKGKRGDNGERGPPGKMGPQGVEGPIGLKGNKGEIGLPGPEGPKGDLGPPGPEGPKGDIGLRGDRGIQGPLGPPGRPGNKGEIGVPGHKGNIGYRGERGSRGDKGDRGEKGETPVIDKSAFSAGLTAQTKLPAVNAPIRFDKIIYNVQNHYDPLTGRFTCSIAGAYYFTYHITVFSRNVKVALVKNGAKIIHTMDNYQSSEDQAAGGAVLHLEVGDRVWLQVAGGELFNGLFADEDDDTTFSGFLIFAA; this is encoded by the exons ATGTTGCACTTCAGATTTGGGGTTACTCTCCTGCTTCTTTTATTGGTTGTCAGGTGTGTTGCAGAGGAAGAAACACAAACTAAAGGTTGTGTTTGTGGATACCCTGGAATACCAGGGGACCCTGGGCACAATGGTTCACCTGGTAGAGACGGCCGAGATGGACTCAGGGGTGACAAAGGTGATCAAG GGGAAATTGGTCCTATGGGACCAGCAGGCAAAGATGGACTAAAGGGAGACCAAGGTGAAACTG GTCTAGTTGGCCCCGCAGGGCTCAAAGGAAAAAGAGGAGATAATGGAGAACGGGGGCCCCCAGGAAAAATGGGGCCCCAAGGAGTCGAAGGGCCCATAGGTCTGAAAGGAAATAAGGGAGAAATTGGACTGCCTGGACCTGAAGGACCTAAAGGGGATTTAGGACCCCCTGGGCCAGAAGGTCCAAAGGGGGACATTGGGCTTCGAGGAGACAGAGGCATTCAGGGACCATTGGGACCTCCTGGCAGGCCGGGGAACAAGGGGGAAATCGGTGTCCCTGGTCACAAAGGCAACATTGGTTATCGTGGAGAGAGGGGGTCTCGAGGAGATAAGGGAGACAGGGGTGAAAAGGGAGAGACTCCTGTTATTGATAAGAGTGCCTTCTCTGCAGGTCTCACTGCTCAGACTAAACTCCCAGCAGTCAATGCACCGATCCGGTTCGACAAGATCATTTACAATGTACAGAATCACTACGATCCACTAACAGGAAGATTCACATGCTCCATAGCTGGAGCTTATTACTTCACCTACCACATCACTGTCTTCTCCAGAAACGTGAAGGTAGCTCTCGTGAAGAATGGGGCAAAAATCATCCATACTATGGATAACTACCAGAGCAGCGAGGACCAGGCAGCAGGAGGCGCTGTGCTGCACCTAGAGGTGGGGGACAGGGTGTGGCTGCAGGTGGCAGGAGGAGAGCTGTTCAATGGGCTGTTtgctgatgaagatgatgatactACTTTCTCTGGCTTTTTAATATTTGCAGCTTAA
- the ythdf3 gene encoding YTH domain-containing family protein 3, whose translation MSATTVDQRPKGQGNKVQNGSMHQKDGVNDDDFEPYLSGQTNQSNSYPPMSDPYMPSYYAPSIGFPYSLGEAAWSTAGDPPMPYLTTYGQMSNGEPHFIPDGVFSQPGALGNTPPFLGQHGFNFFPGNADFSTWGTSVSQGQSTQSSVYSNSYGYAPSSLGRAITDGQAGFGSDTQLSKVPVLNSIEQGMTGLKLGTDMVAAVTKTVGSPLGGTAGMSSMAANNLPPSVSSSAPKPASWAAIAKKPAKPQPKVKPKANMGMGGGVTIPPPPIKHNMNIGTWDDKGSLNKPPLAQTMMPPQPLVQQPLLAQPQPLLQNPLPPQPQHQPQHQHQHQPFQLQSLQSPQHPQPLPPGPPHLHLSSQPGPPQPLHHQPPQQPGPPPNRWVAPRNRGESFGLGGGVPLSASPCSGEVHPVLEKLRALNNYNPKDFDWNLKNGRVFIIKSYSEDDIHRSIKYSIWCSTEHGNKRLDGAYRSLGSKGPLYLLFSVNGSGHFCGVAEMRSPVDYNAYAGVWSQDKWKGKFEVKWVFIKDVPNNQLRHIRLENNDNKPVTNSRDTQEVPLEKAKQVLKIIATYKHTTSIFDDFAHYEKRQEEEEVLRKERNRNKQ comes from the exons ATGTCTGCGACCACAGTCGATCAG AGACCTAAAGGACAAGGAAATAAAG TGCAAAACGGATCAATGCATCAGAAAGATGGTGTGAATGATGATGATTTTGAACCTTACCTAAGCGGCCAGACAAATCAG AGTAACAGCTATCCACCAATGTCTGATCCCTACATGCCCAGCTACTATGCTCCATCTATTGGTTTCCCTTACTCTCTGGGAGAGGCTGCTTGGTCAACAGCTGGAGACCCTCCGATGCCCTACCTTACTACTTATGGACAGATGAGCAATGGAGAGCCACACTTCATCCCTGACGGTGTGTTCAGTCAGCCAGGTGCTCTGGGGAACACGCCTCCTTTCCTCGGCCAGCATGGCTTCAACTTCTTCCCTGGCAATGCAGACTTTTCCACCTGGGGTACCAGTGTCTCTCAGGGCCAGTCCACGCAGAGCTCAGTCTACAGTAACAGCTATGGGTACGCCCCCAGTTCACTGGGTAGGGCTATTACGGATGGACAGGCGGGTTTTGGAAGTGACACTCAGCTCAGTAAGGTACCGGTGTTGAACAGCATCGAGCAGGGTATGACTGGGTTAAAACTGGGTACGGACATGGTGGCAGCTGTCACCAAAACTGTGGGCTCACCTTTAGGAGGCACAGCAGGTATGAGTAGTATGGCGGCCAATAACCTTCCTCCGTCTGTCAGCTCATCTGCACCTAAACCTGCCTCCTGGGCAGCCATAGCCAAGAAGCCGGCCAAGCCACAGCCCAAGGTCAAACCAAAAGCCAACATGGGGATGGGGGGAGGTGTCACCATTCCCCCACCCCCCATAAAGCACAATATGAACATTGGCACCTGGGACGATAAGGGCTCTTTGAACAAGCCTCCATTAGCTCAGACTATGATGCCCCCACAGCCTCTGGTGCAGCAGCCTCTCCTAGCTCAGCCCCAGCCCTTACTGCAGAACCCTTTGCCCCCTCAGCCCCAACACCAGCCCCAACATCAACACCAACACCAGCCCTTCCAACTCCAGTCTCTCCAGTCACCCCAGCATCCCCAGCCTCTGCCCCCTGGCCCCCCACACCTGCACCTCTCTTCACAACCTGGTCCCCCACAGCCCCTTCATCATCAACCACCTCAGCAGCCTGGCCCGCCTCCTAACCGCTGGGTGGCTCCCAGGAACCGGGGTGAGAGCTTTGGCCTTGGTGGTGGAGTCCCACTGAGTGCCTCTCCTTGCTCTGGAGAAGTGCATCCCGTGCTGGAGAAACTCCGGGCCCTCAACAACTACAACCCCAAAGACTTTGACTGGAACTTGAAAAATGGACGTGTTTTCATTATCAAGAGCTATTCAGAAGATGATATCCACCGCTCAATCAAGTACTCTATCTGGTGCAGCACGGAACATGGTAACAAGCGGCTGGATGGTGCATACCGCTCACTGGGCAGCAAGGGGCCCCTGTATCTGTTGTTCAGTGTCAATGGCAGTGGGCACTTCTGTGGCGTGGCTGAGATGCGCTCACCCGTGGACTACAATGCCTATGCAGGCGTCTGGTCTCAGGATAAGTGGAAGGGCAAGTTTGAGGTGAAATGGGTTTTCATCAAAGACGTGCCCAACAACCAGCTGCGACACATCCGACTGGAGAACAATGACAACAAGCCAGTGACCAACTCCAGGGACACTCAAGAAGTGCCTCTGGAGAAGGCCAAACAAGTGCTTAAAATTATCGCCACTTACAAGCATACCACCTCAATCTTTGATGACTTTGCACATTATGAGAAACgtcaggaagaggaggaggttctGAGGAAG GAGCGCAATAGAA